A window of Fragaria vesca subsp. vesca linkage group LG7, FraVesHawaii_1.0, whole genome shotgun sequence contains these coding sequences:
- the LOC101291479 gene encoding E3 ubiquitin-protein ligase SHPRH-like, whose amino-acid sequence MGRRKQNRPHRSGGIVLESQGTAGREELDEGRVLNGEAAQKNGLDEVERLYFVEVDPTNWGSDEHFDIAEVVLKDLVFGEGFCSDVLSGGLDRGSYYLRFRLSNVKEFVNRIKLGHWPLLCSADISFEFVKTCSSEDMDMDMEKDTCSVILSGSFDGPDEGVSGLVHLASLKFMTLRPALSIGFVDNTSTITVRVEILKSAFDACESLLDNTRQVWKKSMMNVMAWLHPEVVTSEGRYGVGKSTDMELDLHTDTGHTNSNHSKHPRFDVAGFYEAIKPSKADAMLQDVLPDLLPELKPYQRRAAYWMVQREKNNTERSQFLSPFCLPLQFLDRCSKMFYNPFSGNVSLHQEHSSTYVSGGILADEMGMGKTVELLACIFAHQKSADEDPILADAEIQDTEDLKIKLKRLKRERVECICGAVSDNGRYRGLWVQCDICDAWQHADCVGYSPSGKTIKSNEASNEKEHDKSLVDKKYSRKKNTTTIDVRDEEYICQLCSELTQATNSPVATGATLIICPASILPQWHSEIMRHTCSGSLKTCVYEGVREVSFTDTSVIDISELISADIVLTTYDVLKADLSHDSDRHEGDRRLMRFQKRYPVVPTILTRIFWWRICLDEAQMVESNVGPATEMAMRLYAKHRWCITGTPIQRKLDDLYGLLRFLKAYPFDASRWWIEVIRDPYERRDAGAMEFTHKFFKEIMWRSSKVHVADELQLPPQEECLSWLTLSPVEEHFYQRQHETCVSYAREVIQSLKDDIMKRKVKGCSAVKSSDYFITHAEAGKLLNTLLKLRQASCHPQVGSSGLRLRSLQQSPMTMEEILMVLVSKTKIEGEEALRRLVVALNGLAGIAVIEQNFTQAVSLYKESLTLAEEHAEDFRLDPLLSIHIHHNLAEILPLATSSFPSKAEHMGPCHEHIAKRQKLTGGDNSSENDFSSAQEYDNVSHTSCSSFTDVSLRIVCDNLKQKYLSAFNSKLCMTQQEFKKSYTQVCSTISEVKDVSTVWWLEALLHAEKNHDICSLLIRKIEEALIGNLNSSNSSRIPSRLRSISAIKYHMQIGLDQLEESRKMLLDRLLEIDQTMEKPKEEDIQRVRYCRNCKAHDGGPLCVLCEVDELFQGYEARLFRLEKVSGGVATSAEEAVDLQKKNSALNRFYQNLSQPIKDSASPKYIQESKKRDVGKVVVSKSPSELEVVLGVIKNHCKAHLGKEGISEATKHLQILEGMRKEYGHARSLAIAQAQILQAYDEINMATTRLRLREDENDKSLDALSEDELPSANVLNTSEKFASLSLLSCIKGKLRYLKGLEAKQKMPLRSPNHSSVTEEEATVSTSTQQRNECVPTGDKETCPVCQEQLTIRKMVFPCGHLTCCKCLFVITERLLNGKRVQDKWVKCPTCRQHTDVANIAFADDGQSEPCGSGRLQAIQSREECEKSIIVQGSYGTKIEAVTRRIMWIKSTDPEAKVLVFSSWNDVLDVLEHAFIANGITFIRMKGGRKSQVAISEFKGEKRSLTGYHKLHGRNPEGRSIQVLLLLIQHGANGLNLLEAKHVILIEPLLNPAVEAQAISRVHRIGQTNKTLAHRFIVKGTVEESIYKLNKSRNSTTFISGNTKNQDQPLLTLKDIEALFSIVPSLPIPETDEKPTESESLRHLPPSVAAAIAAEKRLNSSSS is encoded by the exons ATGGGTAGAAGGAAGCAAAACCGGCCTCACCGGTCCGGTGGGATTGTGTTAGAGAGTCAGGGAACTGCTGGCAGGGAAGAATTGGATGAGGGGAGGGTTTTAAATGGGGAAGCTGCGCAAAAGAATGGCTTGGATGAGGTTGAGAGACTGTATTTTGTGGAAGTTGATCCGACTAATTGGGGGTCGGATGAGCACTTTGATATTGCTGAAGTGGTTTTAAAAGATTTGGTTTTCGGAGAAGGGTTCTGCAGTGATGTTCTTAGTGGGGGTTTGGATCGCGGTAGTTACTATTTAAGGTTCCGGTTATCTAATGTGAAGGAGTTTGTTAATCGTATTAAGCTTGGTCACTGGCCATTGTTGTGCTCTGCTGATATATCCTTTGAATTTGTTAAAACATGTTCAAGTGAGGATATGGATATGGATATGGAGAAGGACACGTGCTCAGTGATCTTGTCAGGGAGTTTCGATGGGCCAGATGAAGGTGTTTCTGGTCTGGTTCACTTGGCCAGTTTGAAGTTTATGACACTGAGGCCAGCTCTGTCAATTGGGTTTGTGGATAATACGTCAACCATCACGGTCAGGGTGGAAATACTTAAGAGTGCATTTGATGCTTGTGAGTCACTTTTGGACAATACTAGGCAAGTATGGAAAAAGAGTATGATGAATGTCATGGCTTGGCTACACCCAGAAGTAGTGACTTCGGAGGGTAGGTATGGAGTCGGTAAATCAACAGACATGGAACTTGATTTGCATACTGACACTGGACATACTAATTCAAATCATAGTAAACATCCAAGATTTGATGTTGCTGGGTTCTATGAAGCCATTAAACCCTCAAA AGCAGATGCCATGCTTCAAGATGTCCTGCCTGATTTGCTTCCTGAACTGAAACCATATCAGCGCCGTGCAGCTTACTGGATGGTACAGAGGGAGAAAAACAACACAGAAAGAAGTCAGTTCTTATCGCCTTTTTGTTTGCCCTTGCAATTTCTCGATAGATGTTCAAAAATGTTCTACAACCCATTCAG TGGAAACGTTTCGCTGCACCAAGAGCATTCTTCAACATACGTCTCTGGTGGTATTCTTGCTG ATGAGATGGGCATGGGGAAAACTGTTGAACTTCTCGCTTGCATCTTTGCTCATCAGAAGTCAGCAGATGAAGACCCCATACTTGCTGATGCTGAAATTCAAGATACCGAGGATCTGAAAATAAAGCTTAAAAGATTAAAAAGGGAGCGAGTTGAATGTATATGTGGAGCTGTGAGTGACAATGGCAGATACAGAGGACTATGGGTACAGTGTGACATATGTGATGCATGGCAACATGCCGATTGTGTTGGCTATTCACCTAGTGGAAAGACTATAAAGTCCAACGAGGCTTCTAACGAAAAAGAACATGACAAGAGTTTGGTGGATAAGAAGTATAGTAGAAAGAAGAATACAACCACAATAGATGTGAGAGATGAGGAATATATATGCCAGCTGTGCTCAGAATTGACACAGGCCACTAATTCTCCTGTTGCTACTGGTGCCACTCTTATAATCTGTCCAGCTTCTATATTACCACAGTGGCATTCTGAAATTATGCG ACATACATGTTCGGGTTCTCTAAAGACTTGTGTCTATGAAGGTGTAAGAGAGGTGTCTTTTACAGACACATCTGTAATTGATATCAGTGAACTCATTAGTGCTGATATTGTATTGACGACATATGATGTGCTTAAAGCGGACCTGTCACATGACTCTGATAGGCATGAAGGTGATCGGCGCTTAATGAGATTCCAAAAGAG ATACCCTGTTGTTCCAACTATCCTTACCAGAATATTCTGGTGGAGAATTTGTTTGGATGAGGCTCAGATGGTGGAGAGTAATGTTGGTCCTGCAACAGAAATGGCTATGCGCCTGTATGCAAAGCATCGTTGGTGCATAACGGGGACTCCTATACAACGTAAACTTGATGACTTATATGGACTTCTACGGTTTCTTAAAGCATACCCATTCGATGCTTCTCGGTGGTGGATTGAAGTTATACGAGATCCATATGAG AGGAGAGATGCAGGAGCTATGGAATTTACACATAAATTCTTTAAAGAAATCATGTGGCGATCTTCAAAAGTGCATGTTGCAGATGAGTTGCAGCTTCCACCTCAGGAAGAATGTCTCTCTTGGCTCACTCTATCTCCAGTTGAAGAGCATTTTTACCAGAGGCAACATGAAACTTGTGTTAGTTATGCCCGAGAAGTTATTCAAAGTTTGAAAGATGATATTATGAAGAGAAAAGTCAAAG GATGCTCAGCAGTTAAATCATCAGATTATTTCATCACACATGCAGAGGCAGGAAAGCTGCTGAACACACTTCTGAAGCTTCGCCAAGCCAGCTGTCACCCTCAAGTAGGAAGCTCAGGCCTGCGTTTGCGTTCTCTCCAACAGTCTCCCATGACTATGGAGGAAATTTTAATG GTTCTTGTTAGTAAAACAAAGATAGAAGGAGAGGAAGCTCTCAGAAGGTTAGTTGTTGCTCTTAATGGCCTTGCTGGGATAGCTGTAATTGAGCAAAATTTTACTCAAGCTGTATCACTGTATAAGGAATCGTTGACTTTAGCTGAAGAGCACGCCGAGGATTTCCGCCTGGATCCTTTGTTGAGTATTCACATTCATCATAATCTTGCTGAAATACTTCCATTAGCAACAAGCAGTTTCCCTTCAAAAGCAGAACATATGGGCCCCTGTCATGAACATATAGCGAAGAGGCAAAAACTGACTGGGGGAGATAACTCATCAGAGAATGACTTTTCTAGCGCCCAAGAATATGATAATGTTTCCCATACATCATGTAGTTCCTTCACTGACGTATCTTTGAGAATAGTCTGTGACAATCTTAAACAAAAGTATTTATCTGCATTTAATTCAAAGTTATGCATGACTCAGCAAGAGTTTAAGAAGTCTTACACCCAG GTTTGTAGCACAATTAGTGAGGTAAAAGATGTCAGCACAGTCTGGTGGTTAGAAGCCCTTCTTCATGCTGAAAAGAATCATGACATTTGTAGTCTGTTGATCAGAAAGATTGAAGAGGCGCTCATAGGAAATCTCAACAGTTCAAATTCATCTAGAATTCCATCTCG TTTACGAAGCATAAGCGCTATAAAGTATCACATGCAGATCGGTTTGGACCAACTAGAAGAATCTAGGAAAATGTTACTTGATCGACTTTTAGAAATTGATCAGACAATGGAGAAGCCAAAAGAGGAGGATATCCAGCGTGTGAGATACTGTCGAAATTGCAAAGCTCACGATGGTGGTCCCTTGTGTGTTCTTTGTGAAGTAGATGAATTATTTCAG GGTTATGAAGCAAGGCTCTTTCGTCTTGAGAAAGTATCCGGAGGTGTTGCTACCTCTGCTGAAGAGGCTGTGGATTTGCAGAAGAAAAACTCTGCTCTTAATCGTTTCTATCAAAATTTGTCACAGCCAATTAAGGATTCAGCATCACCCAAATATATTCAAGAATCAAAGAAGAGAGATGTTGGAAAAGTTGTG GTTTCAAAATCCCCATCTGAATTAGAGGTTGTTCTTGGAGTCATAAAAAACCATTGCAAGGCCCATTTAGGAAAGGAAGGGATATCAGAAGCTACCAAGCACCTACAAATTCTTGAG GGCATGCGCAAGGAGTATGGCCATGCAAGATCCTTGGCAATAGCTCAAGCTCAGATTCTGCAAGCTTATGATGAAATTAATATGGCAACTACAAGGTTGCGTCTCAGGGAAGATGAGAATGATAAATCTCTTGATGCATTAAGTGAAGATGAATTACCTTCAGCTAACGTTTTGAACACCAGTGAAAAGTTTGCATCCTTGAGCTTGTTGTCGTGTATAAAAGGGAAACTTCGTTATTTGAAG GGTTTGGAAGCTAAACAAAAAATGCCATTGAGAAGTCCAAATCATTCCTCGGTAACTGAAGAGGAAGCCACCGTGTCAACTTCTACACAACAGAGAAATGAATGCGTACCTACAGGTGATAAAGAAACTTGCCCAGTATGTCAAGAACAGTTAACCATTCGAAAGATGGTTTTCCCGTGTGGACATCTTACTTGCTGTAAAT GTTTATTTGTAATTACTGAGAGACTACTCAATGGGAAAAGGGTTCAAGATAAGTGGGTAAAATGCCCAACATGTCGCCAGCATACTGATGTTGCAAATATTGCTTTTGCTGATGATGGACAAAGTGAACCTTGTGGTTCTGGTAGGCTTCAGGCAATCCAAAGTCGTGAAGAGTGTGAAAAATCTATTATAGTTCAAGGTTCATATGGAACAAAG ATTGAAGCAGTTACAAGAAGAATTATGTGGATAAAGTCTACAGATCCAGAGGCTAAAGTTCTTGTTTTTTCAAGCTGGAATGATGTCCTTGACGTGTTGGAGCATGCCTTCATTGCTAATGGCATTACCTTTATAAGGATGAAAGGAGGAAG GAAATCACAAGTTGCCATTAGTGAATTCAAAGGAGAAAAGAGAAGCTTAACAGGATATCACAAGTTGCATGGCCGAAACCCAGAAGGAAGATCTATTCAAGTATTGCTGCTCTTAATTCAGCACGGAGCGAATGGCCTCAATCTGTTGGAAGCGAAGCATGTTATTCTCATAGAGCCGCTTCTTAATCCAGCAGTAGAAGCACAAGCTATCAGCAGGGTACACCGAATTGGACAGACAAATAAGACCCTTGCTCATCGTTTTATA GTTAAAGGCACAGTTGAAGAGAGCATATACAAGCTCAACAAAAGCAGGAATAGCACTACCTTCATTAGCGGTAACACAAAGAACCAAGATCAGCCCTTATTGACACTAAAAGACATTGAAGCCTTATTTTCAATAGTGCCATCATTACCCATACCAGAGACTGATGAAAAGCCAACTGAAAGTGAAAGCTTAAGACATTTGCCACCTTCTGTGGCTGCTGCCATTGCTGCTGAGAAGCGGCTCAATTCGAGTTCTTCATGA
- the LOC101291190 gene encoding TMV resistance protein N-like produces MGSGRQMADSSSLSSGGRWNYDVFLSFRGQDTRKIFVGHLHKALDLKAINSFIDSEDLCIGNDLSELLRAIEDSRLYIVVFSQNYASSSWCLKELVKILECASTKKQSVIPIFYEVDPSDIRKLKGSFGEAFAKHEQDANADINEVKKWKIALTEASKLSGWDSRNYRDDAKFIEKIVEDISEKLAHISSSKVNDLVGMDSHIEKMCALLCLGEDGVRVVGVCGMPGIGKTTIARAVYEEIVCQFEHYCFLDNVKDGFKNNGAIHMQEELLSRIFEKRVRCLGTLSKGSKMIMERLSKKKVLLVLDDVENFAQIEALLGKQHSFGGGSRIIVTTRDIQSLSGVNARYSPTFLSDDAALELFKQYAFRTNQPTKDYDPLLRHALEYAQGLPLALKVLGAFLDNKSIHEWEDELEKIKEIPHLEIQVVLRTSYDGLDPSQKDIFLDIACFFRGMEKGYVTKIMESCGFYPHSGLRVLIDRALVTVSDDNRLEMHDLIKDMGWEIIRQQSIKEPGKRSRLWIYEDVARVLTQNMATDAVECIMLDLSKSKDVYIDAEAFVRMTKLRLLRIGYYHSIDLNAKEFQLKHHPRDECKQHVSGDVKYLSDDLRYLMWYGCPLKSLPANFHPKNLVDLDMRCSHIEQLWKETKVK; encoded by the exons ATGGGGTCAGGACGTCAG ATGGCTGATTCTTCATCTCTCTCATCTGGTGGCCGTTGGAACTATGATGTGTTCCTCAGTTTTAGAGGTCAGGATACACGCAAAATCTTTGTCGGCCATCTCCACAAGGCTCTTGATCTGAAAGCAATCAACTCATTCATAGACTCTGAAGATCTCTGCATTGGCAACGACCTTTCAGAGTTGCTCAGGGCTATTGAAGACTCCAGGCTCTATATTGTAGTTTTCTCCCAAAACTATGCTTCTTCCTCATGGTGCTTGAAAGAACTGGTTAAGATACTTGAATGCGCATCAACGAAGAAGCAGTCAGTGATACCCATTTTCTATGAAGTAGATCCATCTGATATCCGCAAACTGAAGGGGAGCTTTGGAGAGGCTTTTGCGAAACATGAGCAGGATGCTAATGCTGACATCAATGAGGTAAAGAAGTGGAAGATTGCTCTAACTGAAGCCAGCAAGTTATCTGGATGGGATTCACGAAATTACAG GGATGATGCCAAGTTTATTGAAAAAATTGTAGAAGATATTTCCGAAAAATTGGCCCACATCTCCTCCAGTAAAGTCAATGACTTGGTTGGAATGGATTCCCACATAGAGAAAATGTGTGCACTGTTATGTCTTGGAGAGGATGGTGTTCGTGTTGTTGGAGTTTGCGGAATGCCTGGTATAGGAAAAACAACCATTGCTAGAGCTGTTTATGAAGAAATTGTTTGTCAATTTGAACACTATTGCTTTCTTGACAATGTCAAGGATGGTTTCAAGAACAATGGTGCAATACACATGCAGGAAGAACTTCTTTCTAGAATCTTTGAGAAAAGAGTCCGTTGTCTAGGCACTTTGAGTAAAGGATCCAAGATGATAATGGAAAGATTGAGCAAGAAAAAAGTTCTGCTTGTTCTTGATGATGTAGAAAACTTTGCACAAATTGAAGCATTACTTGGAAAACAGCATTCATTTGGTGGTGGAAGTAGAATCATTGTAACCACTAGAGATATACAGTCACTCAGTGGAGTTAATGCAAGATACAGTCCCACGTTTCTAAGTGATGATGCAGCTCTTGAGCTCTTCAAGCAGTATGCCTTCCGAACAAACCAACCTACAAAAGATTATGATCCTCTCTTAAGGCATGCCTTAGAATATGCTCAAGGTCTGCCTCTAGCACTCAAAGTTTTGGGAGCTTTTCTAGATAACAAAAGTATACATGAGTGGGAAGATGAGCTAGAGAAAATAAAGGAAATTCCACATTTAGAGATTCAAGTAGTGCTTAGAACAAGTTATGATGGCCTGGATCCTTCTCAGAAGGACATATTCCTAGATATTGCATGCTTCTTTAGAGGAATGGAGAAAGGCTATGTAACCAAAATTATGGAAAGTTGTGGCTTCTATCCTCATAGTGGATTGCGAGTGCTAATTGATAGAGCTCTTGTAACTGTTTCAGATGACAATAGGCTGGAAATGCATGATCTAATAAAGGATATGGGTTGGGAGATTATCCGCCAACAATCTATTAAAGAGCCTGGGAAGCGCAGTAGGTTGTGGATTTATGAAGATGTTGCTCGTGTATTAACTCAAAATATG GCTACAGATGCAGTTGAATGCATAATGCTAGACTTGTCGAAGTCAAAAGATGTCTACATAGATGCTGAAGCTTTTGTTAGAATGACGAAACTAAGACTTCTCAGAATCGGTTATTACCACTCGATAGACTTGAATGCAAAAGAATTTCAATTGAAGCACCATCCAAGAGATGAGTGTAAACAACATGTGAGTGGGGATGTAAAGTATCTCTCTGATGACTTGAGGTATCTCATGTGGTATGGATGCCCCCTGAAGTCTTTGCCAGCCAATTTTCACCCGAAGAATCTGGTTGACCTTGACATGCGTTGTAGCCATATTGAACAACTTTGGAAAGAAACCAAGGTAAAATAA
- the LOC101307732 gene encoding uncharacterized protein LOC101307732, giving the protein MKEPFSSWPPLIEEYCNYSGLVHLDLSDSNLWELSDGIAQLSSLKTLELRGTNLESLPATMNQLLCLTRLELEACRRLKSVPELPSSIHFIDAHDCSALESVAKPNTGCSMNLCFTFSNCLQLVQTNLFTEIVEIHPHYQDNNQRSLSFNMSLPGSEVPDWFNNQCRGSSVTVKLPPNWFDNEFLGFAICAVSDFKGPHNDASDLSALCHCSLKGNHGLYEFSFTLLDWGFSTDRILESDHMFLAYVPWSEYRFIEKGKRVNQRYFTEATFEIVLENKVERHGFRTVINRHCITSCGVRLFHGNYIDYMEEQTLSISETKSHHDSCDVLTVSRKGKEEVAVQLKESLADHSSASESKKRLGSKDQTNSYKLRKNMERIRIRSSTFDDGLPWRKYGQKDILGASYPRAYFRCTRKYDQGCQATKQVQQIQDNPKMYETTYIGQHTCKNIIQDPKLIIGADAEDVSKSIIDGGFAALTERTKFQGTLNSDLDFPDLGFEKPL; this is encoded by the exons ATGAAGGAGCCCTTTTCATCATGGCCACCATTGATCGAAGAATATTGTAATTACTCTGGTCTGGTACATCTTGATTTAAGTGACAGTAATCTGTGGGAATTATCAGATGGTATTGCTCAGTTGTCCTCATTGAAAACCTTAGAGCTGCGTGGAACCAACTTGGAAAGCTTACCTGCAACGATGAATCAACTTCTTTGTTTGACCCGTCTTGAATTGGAAGCTTGCAGAAGACTGAAATCAGTACCGGAGCTTCCATCAAGTATACATTTCATAGATGCTCATGACTGCAGTGCTTTGGAAAGCGTTGCAAAACCGAATACTGGGTGCTCTATGAATCTTTGCTTCACATTTTCTAATTGCCTCCAACTGGTACAAACTAATCTGTTTACAGAGATTGTGGAAATTCATCCTCATTACCAG GATAATAATCAACGTTCACTTTCGTTTAATATGTCTCTTCCCGGAAGTGAAGTTCCTGATTGGTTCAATAATCAATGTAGGGGATCCTCAGTAACTGTAAAGCTACCCCCAAATTGGTTTGATAATGAGTTTTTGGGGTTCGCTATATGTGCTGTTAGTGACTTCAAGGGGCCTCATAATGATGCATCTGATTTATCCGCTTTATGTCATTGTAGCTTAAAAGGAAATCATGGTTTGTACGAATTCAGTTTTACTTTGCTTGATTGGGGTTTCTCTACTGACAGGATCCTTGAGTCAGATCATATGTTCCTGGCATATGTCCCATGGTCTGAATATCGCTTCATTGAAAAGGGAAAGCGGGTCAATCAACGGTATTTTACTGAGGCCACATTTGAGATTGTACTAGAAAATAAAGTTGAAAGACATGGTTTCAGGACAGTAATAAACCGCCATTGCATCACAAGTTGTGGAGTTCGTTTGTTTCATGGTAATTACATTGATTACATGGAAGAGCAAACTCTAAGCATCAGCGAAACCAAATCTCATCATGACAGCTGTGACGTCCTTACAGTCAGTAGGAAAGGAAAAGAGGAGGTTGCAGTGCAGTTGAAGGAGTCTCTGGCAGACCACAGCTCTGCCAGCGAGAGCAAGAAGAGGCTGGGTTCGAAGGATCAGACGAATTCCTACAAGCTAAG AAAGAACATGGAGCGAATAAGGATACGTTCATCCACATTTGATGATGGTCTACCTTGGAGGAAATATGGGCAGAAGGATATCCTCGGTGCATCATATCCAAG GGCTTACTTCAGATGTACTCGCAAGTATGATCAGGGTTGCCAAGCAACCAAACAAGTCCAACAAATCCAAGACAACCCAAAGATGTATGAAACGACCTATATTGGACAGCACACATGCAAAAATATAATCCAGGATCCAAAGCTGATCATAGGTGCTGATGCCGAGGACGTTTCTAAATCTATAATAGATGGAGGATTTGCAGCATTGACTGAAAGAACCAAGTTCCAAGGAACATTGAATTCAGATTTGGACTTTCCAGACCTTGGATTCGAGAAGCCTTTGTGA